A stretch of DNA from Coccidioides posadasii str. Silveira chromosome 1, complete sequence:
GGTCTCTGGTGGTGTATAGTTaaaaatagaagaagagGCAGGGCCGTGCACGCCGGCCATAGCTACAATGCGGTCAGCGGCACTAAACCTGAATATCGTGGCTTCGGCGAGCTCGACGGAAGCAAGGGGGCCGCAGAGCTCTCGAACAAAGAGAGAGCGGAGCTTCCGGGGGGTTAGTTAGCAGTGGATGAGCCTTGCTGTTGCGATGCTGCATGTCCATCCCtaatgtatgtacatacatatagtTAGCCAAATGGAAAGCGAAGCTTCTCCATacttcaagatatgaggTGGTGAAGCGGTGAACCTTTTGCAGCGGGCGGTGGGGTTGGCCTTGATTTGCGGTGAAAACAGACTTCCGATCCCGGAGAGACAGCTCCGCTTAGATAAGCACAAAAAAGTGGCCGCGGGAAATTTATAGGATTTCTACCCCTCCGCAGGTGAGTCACTGCTGCTGGAACTCACATCCAACAGGAAGCACTCCTCATTGCCTGTGTATGACCTATCGCCATGGGTGCTGAGGGGGCTTCCGTGCAAGACCGCCTCACTAGGTGGGCTCAGAGACTCAAGAATTTGACCGTATCGCCGCTCACGCGAGACTACCCGGAGACGACCCCTTCCGGCCCCGATGTTTCAAAGCGCGCAATTGAAGCTTTCGAGTCGTTGAAGCTCTCTTCCGAAGTCCAGGCAGCTATCAGCAAGCTCTCCGGGCCCAGTGATTCCGGTTTCCTTGTTTTTCTCACCGCATTCGTGGTCCTCGTGAGCCGGTTAACCGGAGATGAAGATATTGCGTTGGGAACAAGTTCGGAGAGTGACGGGCGCTCGTTTGTGTTACGTGTGCCTATTTCGCAGAATGAATCGTTTGCGAAGCTATATTCCAGAGTTTCAGAGGCGTTTGCCCAAGGCGTTTCTGACATTGTCCCCCTAAGAACGTTGAGAACTTATATCCAGAAGGAGAACAAGTCAGAACGCACGCCAATTTTATTCCGTTTTGCCGCATATGAAGCTCCTGCGAAGTCACAAGAGTATCCTGCCAATACGTTTGATACCACCGATCTTGTCCTTAACGTTGCTCCCGGAAGCCCGTCGGATGATGGAGAATTGGAACTCGGAGGTTACTATAACCAGCGTCTATTCTCCAGCGCTAGAATATCCACCATTCTGACCCAGCTCGTTCAATTGATTCGTAACGCGTCGAACAACCCGGACGAAGCTATTGGCAGGGTCGAATTTCTCACGGAAAGCCAGAGGCAGATGCTTCCAGATCCAACCAAAGATTTACATTGGTCTGAATTCCGTGGGGCAATTCAAGATATATTTGCtagaaatgcagaaaaacATCCGGATAAACTGTGCGTTGTCGAAACGAAGTCCCACAGCTCTCCGCAACGGGAGTTTACTTATAGGCAAATCCATGAGGCGTCTAATATCCTTGGTCACCACCTGCTCCAATCAAGGATACAAAGAGGTGAGGTCGTTATGGTGTATGCGCACCGCGGCGTCGATCTTGTCGTTGCTATCATGGGTATTCTAAAGGCCGGAGCGACATTCTCGGTGATCGACCCTGCGTATCCTCCAGATAGACAAGTCATCTACCTAGACGTTGCCAGACCTCGAGCTCTGATCAACATTGAAAAGGCCACACAGGATGCCGGTGAATTAACAGAGAAGGTCCGCAGCTTCATCGATGGCAACTTGGAACTTCGAACGGAGATCCCGGCTCTGGCACTGCGGAATGATGGATCCTTGCAAGGGGGATCGATCAACGGAAATGATGTATTGCAACCTCAGGTAGCCTTAAAGGCCAAACCGGTCGGCGTGGTAGTTGGGCCAGATTCCACACCTactctttcttttacatCTGGTTCAGAAGGTCGACCAAAAGGTGTGCGTGGAAGGCATTTTTCGCTTGCCTACTATTTCCCTTGGATGTCGAAGACTTTCAAACTCTCTGAGAACGACCGCTTTACACTTTTGAGCGGTATCGCCCATGATCCAGTACAACGAGACATTTTTACCCCTCTTTTCCTAGGAGCTATGCTCCTTGTTCCTTCTAGGGAAGATATTCAAAACGAAAAATTAGCAGAATGGATGCGCGAGTACAAGGCCACTGTTACTCATCTGACACCAGCTATGGGTCAGATACTTGTCGGAGGTGCTACTGCTCAGTTCCCATCTTTACACCACGCATTTTTCGTTGGTGACATCCTGATCAAGAGAGATTGTATGTCGCTCCAGGCCCTCGCCCCAAATGTCAATATTGTGAACATGTATGGTACCACTGAGACTCAACGTGCTGTGAGTTATTTTGAAATCCCATCGTATGCGAGCCAGGAGTCATATCTTGATATGATGAAGGACGTCATTCCAGCTGGTAAAGGCATGGTTGATGTCCaattgctggtggtgaatcGTTTCGACCGAACTAAACTTTGCGCGGTGGGTGAAGTGGGCGAAATCTACGTGAGAGCCGGTGGCCTTGCTGAAGGGTATCTTGGAGCACCCGAGTTGAACGAGAAGAAATTTTTGTCCAACTGGTTTATAGATCCACAGGTGTGGAAAGACCTTGAGCAGGAACAACAAAAGGGGGCAGCCAATGAGCCTTGGCGAGAATTCTACGTTGGACCCAGAGATCGTCTCTATCGAAGTGGTGATCTCGGAAGATATACTCCTACCGGCGAAGTCGAATGCTCTGGCCGAGCCGATGACCAGGTGAAGATCCGAGGTTTTCGAATTGAGCTTGGAGAAATTGATACACATCTTTCAAGACATCCATTAGTCCGAGAGAATGTGACGCTCGTACGAAGAGACAAGTTTGAAGAGCCAACCCTAGTGAGCTATATCGTTCCACAGATGAGCAAATGGGCTTCGTGGCTGGAGGCAAGGGGCTTGAAAGATGATGACTCGGCTGAAGGAATGGTCGGAATGTTAAGGCGATTCCGGCCGCTGCGGGAAGATGCAAGAGAATACCTTAGAGGCAAACTCCCCAGCTATGCCGTACCCACAGTTATTATTCCACTCAAGCGCATGCCTCTTAATCCCAACGGCAAAGTCGATAAGCCTGCCCTGCCATTCCCAGATACTGCCGAGTTGAGCGCCGCCGCCCCGCGACGTAGATCGTCTGTCCTACAGAAGCTGTCTGAAACAGAGCTGGCTCTGGCACAAATCTGGGCTAAACTCATTCCAAACATCTCAGCAAGGATGATTGGGCCAAACGACTCATTCTTTGATCTTGGTGGCCACAGTATTCTTGCACAGCAAATGTTTTTTCAGCTGAGGCGAAAGTGGAGAAACATTGATCTCAGTATGAGTGCTATTTTCCGGAGCCCTACTCTCAGAGCTTTTGGTAATGAGATTGCCCGTCTACAAGACATTGAATCATTTACCAGCCACGACCAACTTGGCGACTCAGAAACCCGGACGTCTACCCAGGTCGATTCCGCAAATGAGTATTCCGAAGATGCGAAGAAGCTTGTGGACTCTCTTCCAAAGCAGTTTCCCTCGTCAGCAGAGCCTGTTTTGCGTGATAACTGTACCGTTTTCTTAACTGGTGCGACTGGTTTCCTTGGTGCATTTGTTCTCAGGGAACTTCTTTCCAGGGCCAATCCATCTGTTAACGTCGTTGCTCTTGTTCGAGCCAAGTCACCAGAGGCGGCGCTTGAACGCGTCCGGTCAACTTGTCAGGCATATGGTTCTTGGTCTGAAGAATGGGTCAATAGACTCCAATGTGTCCAAGGAAACCTTGGCGATGAGAAGTTCGGCTTTTCCGACGACCTTTGGAAGGACCTTACCAACCGAGTGGACGTTGTGATTCACAACGGGGCGCTTGTTCATTGGGTGTATCCCTATGCCAACTTGAGGGGTCCCAATGTGCTTGGTACCATCGATTCTTTGAAACTTTGTGCTGAAGGCAAAGCCAAACAATACGGTTTCGTTAGTTCTACAAGTGTGTTGGACACGAACTACTTTGTTGATGAATCAGAACGCATTGTCGATGCAGGCGGAGCTGGAATTAGCGAGTCCGATAACCTCGCTGGTAGTAGCACCGGATTGGGTACTGGATATGGTCAAAGCAAATGGGTTGGAGAATACCTTGTAAGGGAAGCTGGTCGACGAGGACTGAAGGGTGCCATTATCCGACCTGGTTATGTTACTGGCGATTCAGAAACTGGAAGTAAGTGAAATTTGATTCTGCCCTTGGGGAGGCAATTGCTTATCCAATTTGTTATAGCCACGAATACCGATGACTTCCTGGTACGGATGATTAAAGGCTGTATCCAGCTCTCTGCCAGGCCTAATATCAACAACACGGTTAACATGGTGCCAGTTGACCATGTTGCAAGGGTTGTTGTAGCTTCAGCATTTTCCCCTCCACACTCTGAACTATCCGTTGCGCACGTCACCAGTCATCCTCGTCTGCGATTCAACCAGTTTTTAGGTGCGATACAGACATACGGTTACGATGTGCCACAGGTTGATTATGTGCCATGGGCAAGTTACTTGGAACGTTACGTTAATGATGGCGACCGCAACACAATTGCTCAACATGCCCTGTAGGTCCATCAACTTTTCCCCGTTTACTAGCCTTTTCTAACGAAACATCACAGAATGCCTCTCTATCACTTCGTAACAGCTGATCTCCCATCTAATACGAGAGCACCCGAACTCGATGATGCCAATGCCGCTGCTGCGCTCCGTGCCGATGCCAAGTGGTCCGGAAAGGACCTGTCGGGCGGAAGCGGTGTGACGGAAGAGCTTATCGGACTTTATCTCGCATATCTCGTGGAGATTGGTTTCTTGCCTGCTCCCACAAAAACCAATGCCAAGCCTCTTCCCAAGGGCAATATCTCAAAAGCGCAGAAGGCTGCTCTCGGTGCCGTTGGAGGCCGTGGTGGGCTCGCTTAAGTCGCCGAGCGCTGTTCAGTAATCCCGCAACATTATTCGCAAGTCTCTCTAAAGAAATCTCAAAAACGGGTATAAATTGAAAAAGTCATCATTCTTTGGTTCTAATCACCCAAAATACCTAAACATTTTAATGAATGCATACATGCAATGATGAGTCGTCGAGCGAGAGCACATTTCGGTATATATATTTAGGTTGTTTGGGGAATATCCATACAAAATTTCGGATAGAAAAATGGCCAAAGGGGTATATAAGTTATATGTAGATGTGGCTCTACTAGTCTAGAATCGGCACAAGTTTCTGTCATCGAAACATGTTTTCAACTCCTTTTAGAACCTCATCAACAGCCCAACGAAGCAATTCCTCCATGAGGCATTCTCCGTTCCCCGGTGCAACGAGGACACCCATATCATCCCTCAGATTCTTCCCTTCACCAACGACTCTCTTCAGATCCTCCACATTCTCACCCAGTTGTGTAGATTCAGGAAGTAATAACCATGCATGGTCCCTAATGTACCGTGGCCAAACAATATCATCCACATATCCTGGTGGATCCGTCCAGAAATTAGTTTCCACGGGAGTATAAGTATTGACATCtctgttttcttcttgttcCAGCTGCTGCTTATCAGCTTGTCTCTGAGATGATGGCTTTGGTGTTGGTGCGGGGCCAATGGTTACATAGCCGGTCCGACTCTCTCGTCTTTTCTTGAGAAGAGTGTAAGTAGCTGGTAGAAAAAACGGTATATCAATTGTGTCGTTGATCTTGCGAAGCGGGTGGGAGCGGTCGTGGGGAGGTGCGTAGAGCAAGAAGCCATCAATCAAGGCGAGAGAGATGAAGCTAGATGTGTCCCTAGCATATTTCCTGTCCGAACCCGCAGTGCTTCTTTTACGTTGTTCCTCGAGAGCAAGATCACGCAGGCGTTGGGCAACTTGTTCTCTGAACAAGCGCACGGTCTCCCCGCTAACTCCCGAGTCTGTGGCATCGTTCAGGTCTTCCTTGCTTTTGATACCAGCGGGTAAATGGCCATGATCGCGGATATATGCTAACGTCGCCTCGAACTGCGAGATATCGAGGGCATCGATAGTGTCCCAGTCCTGGACAAGCTTGCCGGAGGACGTTGTGACCACAGGGATCCTATTTCGGGGCGAATATTAGCAAGCATAGAAGTAAAGCTTAGACGTGGTGAAGGTTCGATAAAGTAATTAACTATCTTAATAGCACTTACTGGTCATCCGGCCTGTAGAAGTCATCTTGATGGAGAACAAACGGCCTTGTCGTTGCTGTTACATCTCCATTACCCTCTGTTGATGGCGGGGTAAATACGGTCCGCAACAGTCGCGCGAGCGTGGTTTTACCGCTTGATGAAGGGCCCGATAGGCCTACAAGGAGCGTTTTCTGGCACTGTAATTCCATTGATGTCTACTGACTTGTCGTCGATGGCATGACTTGCTTGTCTACGAGAGACTACCAAGGCCTTTGAAATGGGGAAACCAATGTCTAAGTTCTCACTCAGCTTAGCAATCCTGGAGCTCTACGTACGGAGAAATTATTCCGTAGATACAAATAAACAGTCTTTCCTGAAACAATTTATACACTGTTCAAGAAATTGCGTCAGCATAGGTCCTGTATTCTCCAATGACGGTTTCGTTTTTTGCACTTTTCTCTTCCATTCTTTCATCCACTTTATCTCTTCTCCATGGCACAAAACCCAACCAACATCCCGAAAGGTTCTCAACTGAGAAGTGACGGGCTTGCATTGGCGGTACAATACCGGCCAATTCGTGAAATGAACCCCTTTCCAAGGGTTGAATGCTTTGCAACCTCCTCAACCAATTGACTGGATATTGCCAACGGCTTGATTCAATTAGCTGGAGcactgagaaagaaggaaGCAGAGACTATAGGCTGGTCTGGTGCTAAAAAAGGATCCTCCAGTGAATTGTTTGGTCCCGAGGTTGCATGAACGGTACTAAACACTCCCGAAATATCCGATATATCGAGTACCGGAGATGAAGATTCGCCATTAGAACTGACCGCATTTTCGTTATTACCTGCGTTCGAATAGGTTAGATGGGACGTGGCTCTTCGTTTGCGAGGGCCTGGTGTTCTAGGCGCCATCATAACAATGCCATCATCAGTCACCACTTCTTCGGTTGTGGTTATTTGCCGTTTGTTACCTCTCCCAGAGCCAGGAGTCACGTCTGAGTCTAAGAAAGGCATGGGTTCCGAGACTTTATTATTTCCCTTCGCTGGGGTCCGGCGACGAGGGGATGGCTGTATTACTGGGCGTGGGGGCTTCTTGTCATTGAAATTGTCCGGAATTGGCATTTTATGTCGGTCGAAGAAACCAGGCTTATTCTTCATATACGCGGACTCGCTATCTTTCTCGTCTTCTGAAACTGGGATAAAACCTTCCTCTTTTATAATAGAGCTCATCGTGCGGTCATCCAACAGGTCTTTTTCGGCATGCTGCATCTCAATATTCGTCATTTGCTTCCTTCGTCGTAGCATTTTATCTTCAAGAGTATCTTTCAAAACTAGTGTTTCCACGTAAACTGGTTTCATCTGGGATATACGATGGGCTCGCTTAATGGCTTGGCTTTCGATATTTGGGTCCCATATCGGGttgataataaagatgcGAGAAGCACTCGCCAGATGTAATCCATGGGAAGCCTGACGGAGGTCCATTAGCAGAACACGCACGCATTCGCTATTATTGAACAGCGCGAGGTACTCGGCTTTCAATTTCGGTTTAAGGGTGCTTGCGTAAATTCGGAACTCCACGCCCAGCATTTCAAGGCCTTCTGCAACCCAGAAAGCATTGTTATTATTTTCGTAGAAAATAATTATCTTTTCCTCACTTTGAAGCTCGAAGACACGGTCTAACAGGTAGCTCAGTTTTGCAGACGTCGTAGCAACAACTTGAGCTTTTGCGAGCGGTGATTCGGCGGGGAGGGTCTTGAACCTGGAAAATTTCTGTGCCTTCGGGAGCTTTTCCGGCCTTGGTCGGTGAATGAGGTAATCGTTTGTTTTGGCATTGCTTGCGGCAGATTCTGCCTGAGGTTTGGTAGGGGATCCTCTCTGAGATTTTAAATCAGTGGGGTTATCTAGTCTCCGTCGCATCTCTCGCTTTGTTTTTATTCCTGCCCCAGCTATACCCTCGGCCGGGTTCTCAGCGCAGAGGCGCGCTGTAATAAATCTCTGCGCATCCCTTGCCTGAGAAATACCTAACAACAGTGGCTCCTGGTGTTCCTCCGAATCATCAAGGGACCACATAGGCCGTGCGTATTCGGGGAAGTTTCGAATGAATACGCCAAGTTCATCAAATTGACTAAAGGCATTCCAGGAAGGACAGGAAATCGTTTTTTCTGCAATATGAATCCCTTCACAAAGGAGATCCAAATCGGATCTGGTCATTCTATCAACGTTCGCGGCTAGATATTTCCTGGCGACGTCAAGGGTCACCTCAACGTCTTTCCTGTCGAAACCCGTCCACCAAAAGCCTGCATATCTCAGATTGTTGATCAGAGTGGCGAGATGCTTTCTGTTTCTCGGGTGGAACATATAGTCCCTATCAGTACGCTCGGATGTAATGGCATTGACAACCAGATGGAAAATAAACATGTTGAGGGACAGTTTATCATGGAAAGTGGGCTCCAAGTACACAACCTTGTTACTGAGGTTTGGTAAAACCAGATCTTTGTTGATATCTTCAGTACGGTGCCGCACAACAATTGACTGGAGGGTTGATCGAAGCGACGTCGCCATCGTCCGTTTGCCATCCACGCCTTTTGGCGTCATGTACTTTGACCAATTCGCTGGGTCTTGGGCACGCGAGTTGGCCCAAGGCTTCAGACGGAGGAAATCAATTACAATTCGTTTTAATCTATCCAGATTTTTCAATTCTTCGTCAATGATGCCACTCGCATCCTTCCTAGATTTCAGGATACCCGCAGCTCGTTCGTCGTCCTTCATGGCCATTTCGGGGAGGGTTTCTTGCGATGCAAGGCTGACCTCCACACCATACATCCCATCCGAAGGAGTTCCAGAGACCACCCACCGACGTTCGACATGTAGCATTTCTAGAAAATGGATGGCATTTGATTTTCCACCACTACTGGCGAAGTTATGGCCTTCATCAACGATAATTCGAAGCCAATGGAGTTCTTTTAGAGGTGAATCGTATATTGCCCAGTGGTGCTCAAAACCGGCCTTCTCCTTTTCAAACCGAGATCTCGCAAAGAGAACAATATCGTATTGAAGAAGCTCATCAGCTGGGGGTAATCGATCAGACACGTCCCTCAAAACCAAGACTTTCAATCCCTCAGTGTGCTTTTCGATTTCATGGAGCCAATGGTCAACCAGATTCGGTGGAACTATGACTAGAGTCCCAGATGCAAGTCGCAAATAACTGGATTTAATTCCCATGCGATTGCTGGACTTTGGAGCCTGGATGACCGTATATGAGCCTTGACTATGCTCGCAAGCACGAGTACAGTTTACGTAGTGCATGCCCAAGTCATTCAAATGCTCAAAGTAGGATTTCCATGGCACTGAAAAACGCCCCACTGCAGATGCAGTCATTTCAAACAGAGAGCCAGTTTTCGCTCTCACAGGGTGCAATTCTTGTAGATGGGTGGAGGGTATTCGCGGAAAATAACCTTTCGTCGCAAGGATAACAGCTAGACATATTAGCGTTTTCCCGTAACCCATAGTTTCTGCAAGAACCCCTATTATTGTGGCAAGCTCAGTTAGCGAAAGCAACATTATCCGCAGCTGAAAAAGTCTCACCTCCACATGGCCCAGAATAAAGACGTTGATCACGAGTAATTGCGCCTTCTTCCCGATCATAGTAATACGTTCGCCCAGTGGGCCCTTTGAAAGCTTGCAACCTTGGGTCAGGGTATTCTCCAGGCTCGGACTCTTTCTGGATCATGAATGCGACAGAGCGACGTTGGTATGGATACAGAGGAGTCTTGAGACCTCGTATCCCCACATTCTTACCAGCATCGCTATCAGAGTTCCCTTTGAGAGCCGATGCCATGGCCAACCGCGCCCAAAAGTCGGGTACAGAATCAACGTTCGGATTTGGTGACTCGAGCGTATTGAAGATGTAGAATAATGATTCATCCTCGGTCTTTGAATTAACTGAATGCTCCGCTAAGGGGTCAAAATTGCCAGTCCATGCCTCAGGAGAGGTATCCAATCTCGACATGACAACCCTCAATGAGCGACGGAAGGCTGTACTAGAACGCTGAATAATTGATCTTCCAACATCCTCTGGTAAGACATATATACGGATAGCCTTCCACCCAGGATAGTTTCCGTCCTCATAAATGGAAGTCCGAACCCATCCAGCCTGTAGCAATTTGTTGACTTCTGCCAGCAAAAAGTCTGTGTCTTTGGAGCGGGTCACCGAAGAAGGATCGAAGACCTTCAGGATTCCAACAGGAATGAAATTGTCTAAATTGTTAAGCAGTAGCTCTTTCTTTGTTGGAGGTCtcgaaggaggaggaggacacgaagattttgaagacgGAGTCGAGATTGCAGACTTAGGGGCGCTTGAAAATGCCGAAGCTAAATGAACCGGTGGTGAAGAATCATCACTAGGATCATCCGGTTTTTCATTCTTAGGACTTTCAGCAATTGCGAATTGAAGCTGCGTCAGAAGAGAGGGCGGCTCTCATATCAGCAAAGGTAGTTGCGATTGTGCCACAGACAACCAACCTCAGAAAATTCAGCGCCGTGTGGTTCATCTGCCAGATTCTGGCCAACGGCGCCATCGAGAGAAATCTCCATCGCTGACCGTAAAGCACTGGGGTGCTATTTGCTCTTCACACAGTCAACCGGAAGTGAAACTAGCATTGAGGGGAGGAGGAATAGGTTGCTGGGGAGAATTGAGAAAGCAGAGTTCAATCTCCAGGAAGACAAATGGAAGCATCGTCCATGCTAGTGTTATGTGTTATTATTGTTGTCGTTGCAGCGCATACCGACATCCCTCCGCTGCCTTGTGTTGAAGAGCTGGAGAGAGAGGCTCCATCGAGCTCCCGGTTCCACGAACTGGTTAACTAGCTAGTTAACTACGCACCCGCCACCTACGTACACCTGGCTAACTACCTTAGTTACATAATACCCGCTAACTCCAACTGACACGCCGAACCACGAGAAAAATCTTCGACAAAAGAGCAGAAGTGTTGAAAATTTCACTGTTCTAGGATATGACTCATCTCTGCAGGTTCTCTTGTCCGTTTACTGCAGAGTACCTAGTGTGTTGTAGCCCGGCCTGCTGTTGTGTTTAGTCGTTCAGTTGGCGGTTGAGGCCCGGAAGCGCTATTGGCGGGAATAACGTCTTGAGCTCTTTTTGACCCCTTACGATATTCTAAGCAGtagcagcaacagcagtagcaggaggaggaggcaTTCCGATATACATCTGACTATGTGGTGCTCGCACCGTTGGATATTTCATCTCCCCTACTCCCCCATGAGATACAAATATACCCCGTGAGATGGGATCAATTTGGTGAAGGAGCCTATCGCAGTAGCTTTCCCGAGGGAAAACTTATCCCAATCCAATTCTAAGTGCAAAAGATGATAATAATAGACCACGATGagtgtatgtatgtatatacaatATATTCTCTAGCGAAAAAAAATGATTTCTTGCCTATCTACGTGCCCTGTCTTGGCCCCGTTCTGGACTGTAACATAGGCTTATCCAGCTTTGCTTATTTTCGCGTCCAAACCTACGTAGGCCTGCGAATGTCATCCCGTCACCAACAGTTTAGTCCATGTTTTCTCGTCTCTTCCTCCATTTTCTAGCATATTTACACTGCACGATTAGTCCGGCCACCGCAACAATCTGTACCACAACACAGATCGTGAATGCCACTCCGGCTCCAACGCCATTTACCATCGGGATCACAAAGCTTGCCCCCCCGGCCGAGAACAAGCATCTGGCGAGGTTCAAGCTCGCGGTAGCGGCGGCGCTCTGGTCGGGAAAGAGGTCGACCAAATACGTCGTGACGATTGCTTGTATAGATACAGCTGTCCAACCCGTGATGAAAGTGGAAACAATGGGAGCCGCGATGTGGACATTTTCCGGAAATTGGACTGTCCAGCCAAAGAGTAGAATCGACATACATTGCAATAACAAGAAAATGTAAATGCGACGCAGACGGGCATCCTCTAGCGGAAAATCGTCGTTTTCCCGGATTACCCTGGGTCGAGTGCTTCCCGGTTCCGTCAGTCCGTGATGGCTTGTATATTTGGCCTGAACATGACGGTAGTCGATGTCCAAAATCTTACCGGTAATCACCGTGCCAATTATACCGCCTGTACCATTTGCAATGAACGTCAAGCCGATATGAAACTCAGATAGACCATATAGCTCCCCGAAGAGAGTGGACATGGCGGTAATACTCATTTGCCAGACGGCGAAGTAGATGGCAAGAAACACAATTATTGGAGCTGCATCTTTTCTGATGAGGATTCGAAATGGCCCGAGAACTTGAACGCGTTTTGTGGTGGTCAACTGTTTATGCGCTTCTTTCGGGTTCCAAGTCACTCTGGTGAGCCGTTGGTAGATATTGAGCGGGTATCGGGCGAACCAATTCGATGGGGTGCAACCTCCATTCGCAACAATGGACCTGAGCGTTTCAGGAAGCAGAAGCATGGTCAGTAGGAATAAAGCAGTGCTGTAGATGGTAAGGAACCAGAATATAGCTCTCCACCCGAGAGCTCCAGCAAGAGCTCCCCCTATCACTGGACCCACTGCAATAGGAACCAACAATCCTGCCTGGAAGAATCCCATGTAGCCTCCGCGGTCAGCGCGTGTGGTGATATCGCCTACCACGCCGGAGCCAATGGCGATCGTGCTGGCACTGCCTGCGCTCTGCAGACACCTCAAAATGATCAGGGTAGCATAGTTCTTGGCCTTCGCAAGACCAACACACGCACCGATTGCTACAATCAGGGTGCAGGCGTATGCCGTCCGACGGCCCTTAACATCAGATATTGGACCCCAGAGGCTGGGTGAGATGCCTTGAAACAACAGATACGAGGTAATCGTGAGGTTGATAAGCTCGATAGAAACATTGAAATCGTGAGCGATTGCCAGAAGGGCTGGAAAGTAAATGTTTGATGCTATCGCGGAGACTTGAAATCCTTTAGCCAGATGCTTTATCTACCACCAAACGATGCCCTGCACTCACAGGTTGCGGCAGCTGAGACTATGAGAACAATCAACACTTTTTGTGTTTTATCAAAAATGCTGTAAGGTTCCGGGCTGCCAGGGAATGGAGTTAAGCTGGTGGTAGTTGGTTTGTTGCCGCTGTCTTCCGACATGGTTTCTTGGAATGAACCTGGTGAGTCAAGGCTCAGCATACACTCAGCTGAAGCTTACGAGGTTTCAAAATCACCTTAGGCGTTTCGCTGGAATTCCACTTGGCGTCCATAGAGTCAATTCAGGGTACGAAGTGTCATCGTCAGGTGGATTCCAGGATCCCTTCGCTTGTATCGGGTCTGTGCATTTTAGCTGGCTGTCTTGAAGTGTCTCCCATCGGAACTCATAACTCCGATTTAGCCACTGGCTTGTTTAGACTCGCCACGGCCCATGACTCACGGGAGAACACCGAGACGACTCCGCACTATGGGAGGACCTCCGAAGTCATATAATTTCAAGCTTCAAAATGAAGACAGGAAATCCAAGGGGTCACAATA
This window harbors:
- a CDS encoding uncharacterized protein (antiSMASH:Cluster_1.5~EggNog:ENOG410QDFQ~COG:K,L~BUSCO:641at33183) → MEISLDGAVGQNLADEPHGAEFSELQFAIAESPKNEKPDDPSDDSSPPVHLASAFSSAPKSAISTPSSKSSCPPPPSRPPTKKELLLNNLDNFIPVGILKVFDPSSVTRSKDTDFLLAEVNKLLQAGWVRTSIYEDGNYPGWKAIRIYVLPEDVGRSIIQRSSTAFRRSLRVVMSRLDTSPEAWTGNFDPLAEHSVNSKTEDESLFYIFNTLESPNPNVDSVPDFWARLAMASALKGNSDSDAGKNVGIRGLKTPLYPYQRRSVAFMIQKESEPGEYPDPRLQAFKGPTGRTYYYDREEGAITRDQRLYSGPCGGVLAETMGYGKTLICLAVILATKGYFPRIPSTHLQELHPVRAKTGSLFEMTASAVGRFSVPWKSYFEHLNDLGMHYVNCTRACEHSQGSYTVIQAPKSSNRMGIKSSYLRLASGTLVIVPPNLVDHWLHEIEKHTEGLKVLVLRDVSDRLPPADELLQYDIVLFARSRFEKEKAGFEHHWAIYDSPLKELHWLRIIVDEGHNFASSGGKSNAIHFLEMLHVERRWVVSGTPSDGMYGVEVSLASQETLPEMAMKDDERAAGILKSRKDASGIIDEELKNLDRLKRIVIDFLRLKPWANSRAQDPANWSKYMTPKGVDGKRTMATSLRSTLQSIVVRHRTEDINKDLVLPNLSNKVVYLEPTFHDKLSLNMFIFHLVVNAITSERTDRDYMFHPRNRKHLATLINNLRYAGFWWTGFDRKDVEVTLDVARKYLAANVDRMTRSDLDLLCEGIHIAEKTISCPSWNAFSQFDELGVFIRNFPEYARPMWSLDDSEEHQEPLLLGISQARDAQRFITARLCAENPAEGIAGAGIKTKREMRRRLDNPTDLKSQRGSPTKPQAESAASNAKTNDYLIHRPRPEKLPKAQKFSRFKTLPAESPLAKAQVVATTSAKLSYLLDRVFELQSEEKIIIFYENNNNAFWVAEGLEMLGVEFRIYASTLKPKLKAEYLALFNNSECVRVLLMDLRQASHGLHLASASRIFIINPIWDPNIESQAIKRAHRISQMKPVYVETLVLKDTLEDKMLRRRKQMTNIEMQHAEKDLLDDRTMSSIIKEEGFIPVSEDEKDSESAYMKNKPGFFDRHKMPIPDNFNDKKPPRPVIQPSPRRRTPAKGNNKVSEPMPFLDSDVTPGSGRGNKRQITTTEEVVTDDGIVMMAPRTPGPRKRRATSHLTYSNAGNNENAVSSNGESSSPVLDISDISGVFSTVHATSGPNNSLEDPFLAPDQPIVSASFFLSAPAN
- a CDS encoding uncharacterized protein (antiSMASH:Cluster_1.5~SMCOG1005:Drug resistance transporter, EmrB/QacA~EggNog:ENOG410PFF2~COG:G~TransMembrane:12 (i46-67o79-102i114-132o138-160i172-196o202-222i289-310o322-344i388-408o414-440i452-473o479-500i)); translated protein: MLSLDSPGSFQETMSEDSGNKPTTTSLTPFPGSPEPYSIFDKTQKVLIVLIVSAAATFSAIASNIYFPALLAIAHDFNVSIELINLTITSYLLFQGISPSLWGPISDVKGRRTAYACTLIVAIGACVGLAKAKNYATLIILRCLQSAGSASTIAIGSGVVGDITTRADRGGYMGFFQAGLLVPIAVGPVIGGALAGALGWRAIFWFLTIYSTALFLLTMLLLPETLRSIVANGGCTPSNWFARYPLNIYQRLTRVTWNPKEAHKQLTTTKRVQVLGPFRILIRKDAAPIIVFLAIYFAVWQMSITAMSTLFGELYGLSEFHIGLTFIANGTGGIIGTVITGKILDIDYRHVQAKYTSHHGLTEPGSTRPRVIRENDDFPLEDARLRRIYIFLLLQCMSILLFGWTVQFPENVHIAAPIVSTFITGWTAVSIQAIVTTYLVDLFPDQSAAATASLNLARCLFSAGGASFVIPMVNGVGAGVAFTICVVVQIVAVAGLIVQCKYARKWRKRRENMD